Proteins encoded in a region of the Candidatus Poribacteria bacterium genome:
- a CDS encoding tetratricopeptide repeat protein translates to MMLQSNLNRSAPNAASILLNRYISSHNRNDVGVNDPKYISTFNKDNIGVSEASIYNYRGVDCCEKGKFDEGIEHFNKVIALVPKFAGAYYNRGIAYARKGDFDNAIKDFSRAIQLKPDYANAYNGLGFIYANTDDFDNAIENFDKAVQLNPDEAKTYYNRGTAYFNTDDFDNALEDYNRAVKLDPNDARTYYNRGFTYANTDDFDNAIKDYTSAVKLKPDYAEAYNGRGANYANKHDFDNAIKDYNMAIQLKPECAGFYYNRGAAYAAKDDFDNAIEDYNRAIQLQPNYAEVYNNRGTAYANKSDFDNAIPDFNKVIQLQPDYVNAYHNRGTAYINKGEYNQAIKDFSKAIDLDFDHIVLAYRGRGVAYYAEDRFYRAVDDFSKVINLTPDNPFAYFGRGQAYRNLLVFEKAIQDFSTAIRLKPDEAAGAYTERGITYHSKGDIDKAIEDYNAAIALDPEFAEAYMYRGQAYRDKGEVDKAIADYNEAIQREPERAEPYTYRGLIYNEPGEMDKAIEDHKKAIEVDPEFAEAYLNRGQAYYAKNEMDTAIADYDKAIQLNPKFVEAYTHRGNAYRAMAELDSAIADYTEALKLKPKVAESYYTRGETWLLAKEWEEAKTDLTAAVLQGVDVAAAFHNAYGSIAAFEQEIGVRLPKEIVELLIPRSEPFEIDKGTRIALGMKYYGSGELSSGLASKLAGVPREEFWHLMGDYGLSPLYVDEEELVNSGF, encoded by the coding sequence ATGATGTTACAATCGAATCTAAATCGCTCTGCCCCCAATGCTGCTTCAATCCTGCTTAATAGATATATAAGCTCGCATAATCGGAATGATGTTGGGGTGAATGACCCTAAATATATAAGCACGTTCAATAAAGATAATATTGGAGTGAGTGAGGCTAGTATCTATAATTACCGTGGTGTTGATTGCTGCGAAAAGGGCAAATTTGACGAAGGGATTGAACATTTTAACAAGGTGATTGCGCTGGTTCCAAAATTTGCTGGTGCCTATTATAATCGAGGTATCGCTTACGCCCGCAAAGGCGATTTTGACAACGCTATCAAGGACTTTAGTAGGGCGATACAACTCAAACCTGATTATGCCAATGCTTACAACGGTCTCGGATTTATTTATGCCAATACAGACGATTTTGATAACGCCATAGAAAACTTTGATAAAGCAGTACAACTCAATCCCGATGAAGCTAAAACCTATTACAATCGCGGTACTGCTTACTTCAATACAGACGATTTTGACAACGCTCTGGAAGACTATAATAGAGCGGTAAAACTTGACCCTAACGATGCCAGAACCTATTACAATCGCGGATTCACTTATGCCAATACAGACGATTTTGATAACGCCATAAAAGACTATACCTCCGCAGTAAAACTTAAACCCGATTATGCTGAGGCATATAACGGACGCGGGGCTAATTACGCCAACAAACATGATTTTGATAATGCTATAAAAGACTATAATATGGCAATACAACTCAAACCAGAGTGTGCAGGGTTCTATTACAATCGAGGTGCTGCTTACGCGGCAAAAGACGATTTTGATAATGCTATAGAAGACTATAACAGAGCGATACAACTACAGCCCAATTATGCCGAGGTATACAACAACCGAGGCACTGCTTATGCTAACAAGAGCGATTTTGATAATGCCATCCCAGACTTTAATAAAGTAATACAACTACAACCCGATTATGTTAACGCCTATCATAATCGAGGCACCGCTTACATCAACAAGGGTGAGTATAACCAAGCCATTAAAGACTTTAGTAAGGCTATCGATCTGGATTTCGACCATATTGTCCTTGCTTATAGAGGGCGCGGCGTGGCTTATTATGCAGAAGATAGGTTTTATCGGGCAGTCGACGACTTTAGCAAAGTCATAAACCTCACACCTGACAACCCATTTGCCTATTTCGGACGCGGTCAGGCTTATCGTAACCTGTTGGTTTTTGAGAAAGCCATCCAAGACTTTAGCACGGCGATACGTCTCAAACCTGATGAGGCTGCCGGTGCCTATACGGAGCGAGGTATAACCTATCACAGCAAAGGTGACATAGACAAGGCGATTGAAGACTATAACGCTGCAATAGCGTTGGATCCAGAATTTGCAGAGGCTTATATGTATCGCGGGCAAGCTTACCGTGATAAAGGCGAGGTCGATAAGGCGATTGCAGATTATAACGAAGCGATACAACGCGAACCAGAACGTGCTGAGCCCTATACCTACCGCGGTCTCATCTACAACGAACCAGGCGAGATGGACAAGGCGATTGAAGATCATAAGAAAGCAATAGAAGTGGATCCAGAGTTTGCCGAAGCATACCTCAATCGCGGGCAGGCTTACTACGCCAAGAACGAAATGGATACAGCAATTGCGGATTATGACAAAGCGATACAGCTCAATCCAAAGTTTGTGGAGGCATACACGCATCGGGGCAACGCGTATCGTGCCATGGCCGAGTTAGACAGTGCAATTGCAGATTATACGGAAGCCTTAAAGCTCAAACCAAAAGTTGCTGAATCTTATTACACAAGAGGTGAAACGTGGTTACTTGCGAAGGAATGGGAAGAAGCGAAGACCGACTTGACAGCCGCGGTCCTACAAGGTGTAGATGTTGCCGCTGCGTTTCACAATGCCTACGGGAGCATTGCTGCTTTTGAACAGGAAATAGGGGTTCGTTTACCGAAAGAGATTGTCGAGTTGTTGATCCCGCGGAGCGAACCCTTTGAAATTGATAAAGGCACGCGGATCGCGTTAGGAATGAAGTACTACGGGAGCGGTGAACTTAGCAGTGGTCTTGCCTCGAAACTTGCAGGGGTCCCGCGCGAAGAATTCTGGCATCTGATGGGGGATTATGGGCTCTCTCCTTTGTATGTTGATGAGGAGGAGCTTGTTAATAGCGGATTTTAA
- a CDS encoding DUF3368 domain-containing protein: MPIHPVISNNSPLVGLFGLNLLSLLRDLYTEVWIPRKVEKEFLKKDTIIRREALESAPWIKTVDLTDPETAAIYVELDDGEAESLALANEHDACLVLLDEKVGRRTAKEIGLTVKGTVGILIEAKAEGLIDVIKPLLIQLQDNGIHLSESLINNALQNAGEID; encoded by the coding sequence ATGCCAATACACCCAGTTATTAGCAATAATAGTCCGCTTGTTGGACTCTTCGGGCTCAACCTGCTTTCTCTATTGCGTGATCTTTATACAGAAGTGTGGATTCCACGAAAGGTTGAAAAGGAGTTTCTGAAAAAGGATACGATAATTCGTCGGGAAGCCCTCGAAAGTGCCCCTTGGATTAAAACTGTCGATTTAACGGATCCGGAAACCGCTGCGATTTATGTGGAACTTGATGACGGTGAAGCTGAGTCCCTGGCTCTTGCTAATGAACACGATGCATGTCTCGTTCTTCTTGATGAAAAGGTGGGAAGGCGGACGGCGAAAGAAATTGGATTAACGGTTAAGGGGACAGTTGGCATTTTGATTGAGGCAAAGGCGGAAGGCTTGATTGATGTCATCAAGCCGCTTTTAATTCAGTTGCAGGATAATGGAATACACCTGAGCGAATCACTCATTAATAACGCTCTGCAAAACGCAGGTGAGATAGATTAG